In Candidatus Poribacteria bacterium, the following are encoded in one genomic region:
- a CDS encoding LpxI family protein: MEKLGIIAGAGELPVLLARAAVAHDRHPVIIQITKSDAQRFAGIECELHTYGVGQIQKIARTLLNSGAKEVVIIGKVEKNTLLRPFQIDTTTIKILVQNRREKPSVIVNAALDYLESAGLTILTQDRYLQHLLSEPSVLTTRQPTANQWSDIELGISIARQIANMDIGQTVVVKNQIVLAMEAIEGTDATIQRGGNLGKQGVVVAKAAAENHDFRIDVPTVGMQTLEVLHQVKASVLAVEARRTFVMDTDVLIQQADRWKIAIVAVA; this comes from the coding sequence ATGGAAAAATTGGGTATTATTGCAGGCGCAGGTGAACTCCCAGTGCTATTAGCACGTGCTGCTGTTGCCCACGACCGACACCCTGTTATCATCCAAATTACGAAATCCGATGCGCAACGCTTTGCTGGAATCGAATGCGAACTTCATACCTATGGGGTAGGGCAGATTCAAAAGATCGCCCGAACGCTTCTTAATTCAGGCGCAAAAGAGGTTGTAATTATTGGGAAAGTCGAAAAAAACACCCTCCTTCGACCCTTTCAAATTGATACAACCACTATTAAAATCCTCGTACAGAACCGACGCGAAAAACCTTCCGTAATCGTTAACGCAGCCCTTGACTATCTTGAATCCGCTGGACTCACCATCCTCACCCAAGATCGGTACCTCCAACACCTTCTTTCAGAACCCAGCGTCTTAACAACTCGACAACCCACTGCAAACCAATGGTCAGATATTGAACTCGGCATCAGTATCGCCCGTCAGATAGCAAACATGGATATCGGGCAAACGGTTGTTGTTAAAAATCAGATTGTCCTTGCTATGGAAGCCATTGAAGGAACAGATGCGACGATTCAGCGGGGCGGAAACCTGGGAAAGCAGGGAGTCGTTGTTGCGAAAGCCGCCGCTGAGAACCACGATTTTCGTATTGATGTACCGACGGTGGGAATGCAAACGCTTGAGGTGCTACATCAAGTCAAGGCGAGTGTGTTAGCAGTGGAAGCGCGGCGAACATTTGTGATGGATACGGATGTGCTCATTCAGCAAGCAGACCGGTGGAAGATTGCAATCGTTGCCGTAGCGTGA